The genomic window atatatgttttattaaaaaaacaatatttattctataatatatattttatttgatatgagttataaaacatatttattgtaaaaattttttaaaactcaTTATGCTGTTTCTCGTTCAGtttaaatggaaaatatatatatatatatatacaattgtataatatatttattacacaTAAGTTATTTGTAACTGACAAATGAGTTAGATATTCTAAATACctataattaaatgaagaattcaaagaatttattttatgactattttgtttaatcGTGATGTTAATTGATTTTTCGATAGtcaaattaattatatatttaatgaaaatacatGGACAAATAaactgtatatattttttatattttttacattattaaacAATAAAACAAGTAATTAAGgcttaataatatataaattgatGACAATCTaattgctcttttttttttatctttgttTTTACATGATAGAGGCCCTATAAATATGTGTCTTGTATAcctttgaaaataaaaactatcATAAAggtttatgaaaataaatatatattttcaataatcATATAGTGGGTAGGTATTTATCTGTAtacattttctattttttattcttataaatttgttatataacGTGTTAATATCACTATGAGGATGTAAagacatttatataattcatattattaactgataatttcttcaaaaaaataataataattttttaaacaatataaaagcaaaaaaattaatctattgtagataatttataaatatttaacataatttttaattgacatatatgtttaataaaatatatttaggaTATAattcaacttttttttttgatgtaTAATTAAGTTTGATGAATAAGGTTTCCCACATGGTAATTTAGAAagtaattttcatatattaaattagtttttttatagattcaatttaatattataatataatataaatacacgttttatttataacatgtatgtatattttaaaaagtatagtttagaaaatgaaataactCATATATAACTTTGTTATGtgaaaatatacttataacctagagaaaataaaagtaaattatGTTGACAACTGTGCAACTGTGATTAGAGACATTGCTAGATATGaatattaaagatatatttttatttgttattttgttaatattaaatgctataatattttgtgaAGGTATATGGATTTctacaaataatatacatacgtatttAGAAGTTTTTTGTTTATAGTTCATACTGTTGGTACAAATTCGATGAgatatattagtatatctttaatttttattagttatGTAGGTAAATGTTTATCCATTTGCGGTATTTCAATGTTTCGACAATAAGGAAAAggacatatatatttattatttaattagtgCACTTACATAATTGTTgatttattactattatatagaaattatttgaatatctatggtatattattttgataaaatgtttatctatttttaGTTATTGCACAATTATAGAACTACATTATACTGCCAAGATTATCCTgatattaatacattttttacaagaattattctatattttttgattttcttctttctcaTTGCATGTTTTCTAAATATACATGttcatttgaaaaaaaaagtaaaataaaataatttgttaaattatcacaattttaatttaaaaataattgtataaattaaaagttgtaaattttaaaaaatatgactaaaatataaaaagcttgtttttatttgactttaacatatatattttatcatacaTTATGTACTATTATAttgatttaattttttaaagttatataatactataaaaatacaattcaTTCAATTAATATTGAACAGAAATTTGAACAGCATATatctattttcttttatcttAATTACAAACATActgatatattaattaatattttttaggaGTAATTAATAGCTTTTctaatgtataatattttataggaaaaaatcattaaaatttgcatttcttcttttaaattatggtatataatttattatttaaaagtgtgaataatatatattttaaaataaactgataattatgaaatgttaagaaatatatattttattttattttcaaattattgttagaaaaaatattaaattattatatttaataattaaattatatattttgaattttaaatatatttaaattattttattttgtttaatggttagttttttttaaataataatataataataatataataataatataataaaaatattataatatatttttaatttattttactgaATTTCtgtaacaaaaataattacagttaaaaatattttattttttagtaaaaaataaaatataattaaaaaaaaataaattttaattagtaTAGCTTATcagaaaaaatgttatacattttttttaattttttccataatgAATATGTTACAATATTAAAAGTTTTACATCATGGGTCAAAAAAGGAAGTTAATgttttttactaaaattaatGTCTTTATCCTTTTAACTTGGATATGTCATACTGACGATAAGATGGTGCGATATTctatttaagtatattttgtattatttatgtttggTGTGTTCTATTAGTAATAgctaatttttaaatgaaactattaattcttttaaataacgtatatttactttatttattacagGGTACCATTAATAAACATTTCCATCAAAAGATTTACGTTTATAgaatattaagtaaaaaaaaatatggattTTTTGGACAACGTAATGAGAAAGGGGATTCGAATATTTTAAGTGTAGAAACAGATATGCCTACTATTGAAGAGAGcgataaattatataaatctaaaataataaatgtaaccgataaaaaaaatttaacgcAAAGTATAAGTTCATTAAAAAGTGAAGTAAAATTCCAATTAAATGGGGAAAATGTATTATCTGTGAACACTGAAAATGATTCATTATCTAGAGAAAAATCCTTAGACAGAATATGcttaaaaaacaaagataAGTGCGTTACGAATCCTAATAATGAGAATGTTAAGAggaagatatatattaaatatatttttcttgttaTTTTACCTGTGTTACTCCCATTAGCTGAAAtcatattgtatatatgtgaattTATGTTGTGCTCTGAACACACTGATTCTAGTGATATTGCATTGTGTactatttcaaaaataaatgtggGAGTTATGTCATCATtgacatatataattataatgttgattatttttatctgtgagaaaattataaaaagtgaaaaatttATGGGTTTAAGAACttatacgaaaaaaaaaaaatttactattCCTAAAGTAGGCTTTTGGATTAAATAACCTATGTAAATCACttaaagatatatacacatgaaGAAGAAAACTATAATTTCTTAGGTTCttatgtgtacatgtgtgggtatataatttttaatttgtaatttagaaaatatgattctttaatattttcgtGTATTTGAATGTTTTAATGCTTTCATTTTGTATTCAATATAATGACTGAGCttaatgtaattttatggttcatatatatatttgggTTTTTAACTagattttcataaaatatatacccATTAGGAttgaaattaatattaaaaagtacaatccatataatattatttctaaatttatatctgaataattaagaaatcatcatgtttttattatattgcaATCTTGAATGATTATATACTGACATTATTAAGgggatatattatttgtttcaagttaaaaataaaattgtcaTGTTTTGCATATGAAcaaacaaaatgaataaatgtagttgtatttatatttttatttttaattttatttatttaaacatatacaaCCAGTTAATTATAGATTGTTTATGTGgtattatcatatttttaattttttttaaaatataaattcattttataaaaactaaaaataaatttaaaaaaagaaaacccTTGAAAActaatgaattatattacataagtaatttcaatattatatattatgattaccctttatttattttaattttttattttttttttttatattaagatTTACTTTGTTTAATTAACTATTAATGTGTTATATAAGGcacaaaaaagtatataagttttataatatattaaatagtatacgataaaagataaacaaaattttagtgcattttaatattattatttttatagattCTCTTAGTgacttataaatataataatatttacatattattatattttacaacttctggttattattaatttcgATTGTATAATGTAACATATAAtggtactttttttttttctttttttttttttttaatttttttaatgagtcattttaataacatttatatttaaaaaaagaaatgaatatatagcaatttatattttaccttttgtttatttttgttctaCATTGTGATCTGTGtatttaaagaattataaatttattttacagtcctattaattaatttaatttttttttttttcattaacgCTATATTAgttaaatttatacatacttatGTACTATATGAACTCATTGTAAGTATTTTGAACTTACAAgattaacaaaaatttatattaataatataatggcgctaaaaatataaatatgtcaTTGTTATAGAACATGAATGAAAATAGAAGTTTCGGTTATTTTCGATGTTTTTTAAAGTCGATAATTTCGTTTGTGTATATTTTAGTGGACCTATTAGCAATAAAAGCATAGTTGCAAATACGCAGTAGCTTTATAGTAAAGATCactttaaaaaagataattaatgaaacaataagaaaataaaatttaaatgaaaatatatatactgtattatcatttatttttagacaaaataataaaataagttaagCCATATACGccaaaattatataacatgaGTAACATTACTAATTGGACGAAATATATACTactattataaaattcattatCAGAAGAAATGAGAATTACTTATGACATTCTATATAGAagatgtaaataaatattatagcttttgtataaattaatatattaatttatatatatacacacatacata from Plasmodium malariae genome assembly, chromosome: 13 includes these protein-coding regions:
- the PmUG01_13067700 gene encoding Plasmodium exported protein, unknown function, with translation MGQKRKLMFFTKINVFILLTWICHTDDKMGTINKHFHQKIYVYRILSKKKYGFFGQRNEKGDSNILSVETDMPTIEESDKLYKSKIINVTDKKNLTQSISSLKSEVKFQLNGENVLSVNTENDSLSREKSLDRICLKNKDKCVTNPNNENVKRKIYIKYIFLVILPVLLPLAEIILYICEFMLCSEHTDSSDIALCTISKINVGVMSSLTYIIIMLIIFICEKIIKSEKFMGLRTYTKKKKFTIPKVGFWIK